The Gossypium hirsutum isolate 1008001.06 chromosome D06, Gossypium_hirsutum_v2.1, whole genome shotgun sequence genome contains the following window.
tttataaaaacgccacaaaattcaTTTTACTTGAAAGAATTCGCGCTGATCTTTtcccaaatttcccccctaaaacccctaactttatcattcttcttctttcctctaGTACACGGGGCTTTGCACACGAGGAACACCGTGAAACATCGACGGAGACGCTCCGCCATTAAATCCATGTTTGGCAAACATCGAGCTTCGATAATTTTCAAATCAAGGTCGCCATGCAAAAATACAACAGGATCCGAAGCATCTTCCCCCATTGAATCAAAtcgagaaataaagaaaaattattcAAAGACGGtcaatgagaaaaatgaagatgATAAATAGCAATGTAAAAGGTAGGCAAGGTAGGTTACAGcagcttgaaaataaaaatgtttttgtttttagtAATTAATTAGTGTTCATATTGGTGTTGGCAATAACCGGAGAACAACAAAGTCACTGCCGTGTAGGGACGTTGTTTTCGAAACATCAGAATCCCAGTTTGTTTTCTCCGACTAAAGCCAACGTCCATAACCGAAGGCTGTAACAGGGAGCGAAATTCCAGAAGTTTAcggttttgtttctttttggcTAATGTGGTTCTGTTTATCATTCTTTGCCTTTGCCGGCTACTCTCTCAATTCTTCTTTATCATTCTTGTTttgggttttcattttttttctaaatgacTGACAGCTTCGATGCGCCATTTTTTTGAACTATTCTTTTTGCAGCGATTGGGTTTAATGTAGAGGCTCTACAATACAACAACATCAAGTTTCAAGTTTCAAGTACGGGAGCCATGAGTAGCTAGTTCTCTATTTCCTTACTTGGAGATTGTAGTTCTTAGAGGAAAGAAAGAGTGAAAAAGCTACTTGATATTTGTTCAATTTTGACAATTTTGATAAACTGGTTTTCTTATGTTGTTAGATTAGGCTCTGGCTTTTAAGGTGGGTCTCTTTTGTATTAATTTGTTATCTATTCCTCGTACAAAATTTAGTTTTTTGAATTGTCATCCATTGTCTTGTGTAGTAATACGGATAGGGATGGAACTTGTGAGAGTTTGTCTTGAAGAAAAGAATGATGATATTTCATCAGTTCCACCAGGTTTCGAGCCTCGTGCATTGTTTACCTTAAAGAGTGAGGCACATTATACTAAAAGACATGAGCGTGACAATTTGATCTGTTGTTCAGCCTCTACTAGAGCCATTCTAGTTGAAAAGGGAACTGGGTTGGCCAATGATGAAAGTTCAAAGATTACAAGGTCAATGTCTATGAGGCGTCGACCTTGGATAAACTATGGTCAATATGGTAACAGTTCAGAAGATGAACCCGATCATGGAAAGCTCAATCAAGTTAGTTTCTTCTTTCCTTGTTAAGTTGTTTGTTTTATCATTGTATAGCTGCAGCAtcttaaatgcatgaaatgacTTAGAAGTCCCTTATAGTTAAGGTTTTTTGGTAGGATAACTTCATGTTTATTTTGTATTGTAGAGTTGCGTAATTCAGTGACTATAAAGCAGATGGACTATGCTTTCTAGAATGTATAATTGAtatgatgttttattttattaaccattgTCTTCAAATGTTACTTCTGAAAAATTTACATGAAGTTGAACAAGAGAATAGGACAAGCAAGCAAAGTTTCCGATAATGAAGTGGAACAAGTGTTGAAACAGGTAACTGCAAGATGGCGTCCAGAAGAGGCATGTCGGCCAGATATTGAGGATGTACCTGTGTTCTACCCAACAGACGAGGTACTTAATGTTGCTTACaatattttgagttgtttaattttcttaatttttcgtGCCATGCTTGTTACTTTTGCTTGTAAAATCTAGAGTTCTACTTTATAGAATTGAAGTATCTTAACTGGTTTCATTTTGTTTCTCCAGGAGTTTGAAGATACTTTGAAGTATATGGCCAGCATACGACCAAGAGCAGAACAATATGGAATCTGTCGCATTGTTCCTCCATCTTCTAAAATGAACAAAGAATGTGATACGATACTTGTTAATGAAGAATCCTACTTATGGCATCATAGTGCTTGTGAATTACAGTGTTTATAGTGATTAACACTTTTCTGCTCCACTGTTTTATCAGCATGCTGATCGGTTCAGCATCTACACATCTGCTTGTTTACTTTGCCTGGTACAATTGTCAGCAGTGTTGAGTAgttttttgtttcttcatataGAGAGTTGGCAATATTAGATGAAAAAATAACTTAATCACAACATAAAATATGACACGACATTgaacaataacatgaatatgaCTCAATTACAAAATTCATAGTAATATAAAATACCTTAAACAAGATTACGACACAGATACAAAAATTTCCGGGTCTATATGTATAGAAAATTTTGCTTCAATTTGGGTCCGCgaagaaatgaaatatatgcttgaaGTAGAGGTCGTGAAGTACATATATTCCTGTAACTTGCTTCAATTTAATGGAGAAGGAATTCAATATCTCTAATATTATGTTtcctttgattttgtatttatctATGCAGCATACTTATAATCTTTGACATTGCTTTTTATAGCTCAACTGTCGGGAACAACTCAAGATCACTTGCAAATATTTAACATAGAGATGAAAGCAAAAATGAAGTCACATCAGATGCCTGAACAGGTCAAATTCatttgttttctcaaattttctttGTAATGGTTCTATTACATTCTGCCATTAGATTTTGGGCTCTCGACCTTTATTGTTTTTCCTTGATGGTAAACTTGATTGCATGAGCTTATCAAACCATCCTGGGTTCTTGTCTAGGTTGTATTTTGGAAATGGATTTCCCCAAAAATGCTTGGCCTAGTCACACAAACTTCTATGTATCATTGGTCAATTGAAGGTAAGGTGTTATTTTACAAGTCCAGAAACTTTGTTTTATTCATTGTGGATTAATTCCTTTTGATGCTCGCATACATGTATGCACTCCTTtgtgttttattctatttttgctCTTAGATCTATTAAATCTAACTTAATTTTCACGCATTCTGTTGTGCAAGTAGATCATTCTTTTCTTATGTAGAAGCC
Protein-coding sequences here:
- the LOC107900563 gene encoding putative lysine-specific demethylase JMJ16 isoform X6, with protein sequence MRKMKMINSNVKGRQAIGFNVEALQYNNIKFQVSIIRIGMELVRVCLEEKNDDISSVPPASTRAILVEKGTGLANDESSKITRSMSMRRRPWINYGQYGNSSEDEPDHGKLNQVTARWRPEEACRPDIEDVPVFYPTDEEFEDTLKYMASIRPRAEQYGICRIVPPSSKMNKECDTILVNEESYLWHHSACELQCL
- the LOC107900563 gene encoding putative lysine-specific demethylase JMJ16 isoform X2; amino-acid sequence: MRKMKMINSNVKAIGFNVEALQYNNIKFQVSIIRIGMELVRVCLEEKNDDISSVPPGFEPRALFTLKSEAHYTKRHERDNLICCSASTRAILVEKGTGLANDESSKITRSMSMRRRPWINYGQYGNSSEDEPDHGKLNQLNKRIGQASKVSDNEVEQVLKQVTARWRPEEACRPDIEDVPVFYPTDEEFEDTLKYMASIRPRAEQYGICRIVPPSSKMNKECDTILVNEESYLWHHSACELQCL
- the LOC107900563 gene encoding putative lysine-specific demethylase JMJ16 isoform X4, with the protein product MRKMKMINSNVKAIGFNVEALQYNNIKFQVSIIRIGMELVRVCLEEKNDDISSVPPGFEPRALFTLKSEAHYTKRHERDNLICCSASTRAILVEKGTGLANDESSKITRSMSMRRRPWINYGQYGNSSEDEPDHGKLNQVTARWRPEEACRPDIEDVPVFYPTDEEFEDTLKYMASIRPRAEQYGICRIVPPSSKMNKECDTILVNEESYLWHHSACELQCL
- the LOC107900563 gene encoding putative lysine-specific demethylase JMJ16 isoform X7, translating into MRKMKMINSNVKAIGFNVEALQYNNIKFQVSIIRIGMELVRVCLEEKNDDISSVPPASTRAILVEKGTGLANDESSKITRSMSMRRRPWINYGQYGNSSEDEPDHGKLNQVTARWRPEEACRPDIEDVPVFYPTDEEFEDTLKYMASIRPRAEQYGICRIVPPSSKMNKECDTILVNEESYLWHHSACELQCL
- the LOC107900563 gene encoding putative lysine-specific demethylase JMJ16 isoform X5 — translated: MRKMKMINSNVKGRQAIGFNVEALQYNNIKFQVSIIRIGMELVRVCLEEKNDDISSVPPASTRAILVEKGTGLANDESSKITRSMSMRRRPWINYGQYGNSSEDEPDHGKLNQLNKRIGQASKVSDNEVEQVLKQVTARWRPEEACRPDIEDVPVFYPTDEEFEDTLKYMASIRPRAEQYGICRIVPPSSKMNKECDTILVNEESYLWHHSACELQCL
- the LOC107900563 gene encoding putative lysine-specific demethylase JMJ16 isoform X1 — encoded protein: MRKMKMINSNVKGRQAIGFNVEALQYNNIKFQVSIIRIGMELVRVCLEEKNDDISSVPPGFEPRALFTLKSEAHYTKRHERDNLICCSASTRAILVEKGTGLANDESSKITRSMSMRRRPWINYGQYGNSSEDEPDHGKLNQLNKRIGQASKVSDNEVEQVLKQVTARWRPEEACRPDIEDVPVFYPTDEEFEDTLKYMASIRPRAEQYGICRIVPPSSKMNKECDTILVNEESYLWHHSACELQCL
- the LOC107900563 gene encoding putative lysine-specific demethylase JMJ16 isoform X3, giving the protein MRKMKMINSNVKGRQAIGFNVEALQYNNIKFQVSIIRIGMELVRVCLEEKNDDISSVPPGFEPRALFTLKSEAHYTKRHERDNLICCSASTRAILVEKGTGLANDESSKITRSMSMRRRPWINYGQYGNSSEDEPDHGKLNQVTARWRPEEACRPDIEDVPVFYPTDEEFEDTLKYMASIRPRAEQYGICRIVPPSSKMNKECDTILVNEESYLWHHSACELQCL